The segment CCACAATCGAGCCCAGCGCTCTTTACTATTGGGTGAGCGCGTAAATTCAAATAGCACTGGGATATCTGCAGCAGTTGTTCGGCTTAAATAGACTAATGCACGATAGCTAGCTTTACCACTAAGCAAAAAAGCACATGCTTGCTTAATACGATCGGGATCAAGCCTGCATGTATACTTTTGTATGTGTCGAGCACTATTTTCCATGAGTCTTTTTGAAAAAATGTTTTTAACTGCATAACATGTATCGACGCTTAACGTCGAGCTCTTGTTTTTTCCCCTTTATATTCATATAGTTACATAGTGCCAGACACCAATTTCAGTATATTTTAAACAATACTACAAGAATAAATGAACTTTTAAATTACCAAATAAGTAAAACTAATATTTAGATGAACAAATTTGCAGCCTTAACAAATATTAATTTTTTGGTTATTTTTTTTTAAGAATAGTGGCGAAACCTATGTTTAAGCTGCTAAAACTATATATATGTCTTATGCTTTGCTGATTTTGGTGGCTTTAGGATCACCTCCGTCTAGCAGCAATTCTAAAGCTACAAGCGCCGAAGTATCTATGGCGCCAGTTGCTAGTCTTGAAATTCAAGCAAATACAAAAATTAACTCTGACTCACAGACACCAAATCAAGCACCAGAACAATGCCAAAGTAAAATAACTCTGAATAAAAAGTCGCGTTCACTGCAGCGCAATCTTGAAAACGCGATTAATAAAACTCATCTTGATAAATATTTAAAAAAGCATCGCTTGAGTATAGCGTTGGTTGATCTTACTTCTTCCAAGCGTATTTATTATGCCGGTATTAATGATGACGATATGATGTATGCAGCTAGTCTGCCCAAGATTGCAATTCTGTTAGCTAATGCGCAAGCTGCTGATGATGGCCGTTTAGATTGGACTGACGAACATTCCCGCCGTTTTTTCTCGATGATTACTGCGTCAAGTAATGCTGATGCAAGTTGGGGCGTCGAACAAGTCAGTCTTGGTAGTATTGAATCAGTACTGCGAGATCCCCGTTATTGTTTGTATGATAATGAACACGGTGGCTTATGGATTGGGCGGAAATATGCGCATAGCAGTGAAACTTATCGTGACCCTAAAAATGGGCTCATTCATGGCGCCACCGCCCGCCAAGCCGCACGATTTTATACGATGCTTAACCAAGAAAAACTGGTTTCTAAAGTTTGGAGTGACCGCATGCTTTCACTAATGGGTCCCCCCAAACATCATCATAAATTTGTACGTGGTTTAGCTGATCGTCAAAATATTCAATTTGTTGCTCGCAAGAGTGGCACTTGGAAAGTCTGGCATTCTGACAGCGCCCTTATTCGCCATGGTGATAATCTTTATGTAGCAGTCGCTATCTCTGAAACACGCCATGGTGATGAGATCATGCAAAAAATTATTCGCATTCTTGATGATCTAGTCATGAATGGCAAACACCGCCGTCAACGACGGCCCTCGCGGGTGTAATTTTACTTGATCATTTCGATAATTATGTTGATCTCAACCTATTTAGCCAAATATAACAACAAGCTGTAGTAAAATATCCGTTTTTAGCAAACACACATTAAGAGGATATTATATGTCTGCTAATTCTACTTCTCATATTTCACGCTTAACGGCATCTCGACCCAATAATGGCATACCTGATCCCAAACCACATGGTGGGTCATCTGGTACAGAGGTTGAGGACGATGCACCTGCTAAATTTTCTTGTTCTTCATCAGCTGCGAAACAATTTGAATCTGCAATAGCAAAAAATGAAGCTACTTATAAAAATGGGGTTGTGAAAACTATCTGTGGTGGTAGCGCTGAAATTGGCAACTCTCTGCAATTAGCTCAGCCCAATAATGATAATACGAGTGTTTCATTGCGTAACATTTAATTTTTCAATTCGTATTTTTTTTGTTTTTAACTTACGTCGAATAGCTCGCATCTGTACGCTTGCCCAAAGCTATACGATCTAATTGACCTCTAATTGACTCTGACAATACGCGAAAGAGACTATGCATAAATAACGGGCGCTCTGACAATAACTGCATAAAATTTTCACCTGATAACACACGTAATTCACAATCCGTTACTGCGGTAGCGGTTAATTCACGCGGTTTTTGATCAAGAATAGAAATTACTCCTAGAGCATCCCCGGGTCCTAAAGTTTCGATCAATGAACCTTTACGATTCATGGCAATACGACCAATGCGAATTAAATATAAGTCATTGCCAGTTTCGCCTTCTACAAACAGCACCGTACCCTTTTTAACCTTAGTATCTACTAATAAATTATTTAGCTCAGCTAAATCTTCTGCTGAAGACTGACTAAAAATATTAACTTCTTGCAAAGCTAAAATATCACGTATGAGATCATCACTCATCGCAGACTCCTTTATATTATCAGAGTGCGGTGGCACTGGTGCTTTAAGATCAACCAAAGTACGACGCGCAAGAGTCGCTAAAAATGAATCACCATTTACTGCAGCATAAGTTACAACAGCCACTACATCACGCGCCCGCTTTTGTCTGGCGGTTTCGCTAACCGCCGCACCAAGAGCTTGACGTAACTCTGGTTCGATTAATGTATCTAACAATTCAAGCGCAATTTGGCGTTGTCGCTTATCGCTGCTACTTAACGCCAATAAAGATCCACGCAATGCATCTTCAGGATAACGCAGTGCTAACATACGAAACAGGCATTCAAGGCTAGCCTGAGCCCGCTGCTTAAATAGTTGCAGTAACAAATGACTTGCACGCGAATTAGTTAATTTTGCTCGGCAACCATCACGCATACGTGCATAAAACTCAATTTCAGGCTTATAACGCGCGGCAATTGTAGATAGCGGAATTACCACACCAGCACGGCGCCGCTTAAGTGAAGAGAGCGCAATCGCGCCAGCAAGACGCAGCTCTGCATGGGGTGACCATAAAGTCTCCATCAAAGCTCCGACGGCAATGGGGCTAGCCAAACGACCGGCAACAAAAACAAGGGCAATCGCAATGCGCGTTTCTTTCATACGTGCTGCTAGTTCTTGAGCAACACGTTCGGCGGCGATCGCCCCTACTCCAGATAAAGCACGCATAGCCGCAACACGTACTCGTGGTCGTTCAAGGGCTCGCAGGGCAATCTCAATAGCTTCATCAGTAGCATGACGCGGTAGGGCTTCAAGTGCACGGATGGCCACTTGTTCATCATAATCACCAGCAAGGCGTACGATTATTTTACCAATGGTATCTGAGCCACCAGTTGGTGCCGCGCTAAGTCCAAGCGCCAAAGCTTCACGAGTCAGGGGATCTTTATCAGTAGCTAATTGATAAGCCAGCTTTAATGCGTTTGCTTCAGTATCACCTAGTAAAGCTGCTGCTGTTGCTCGCACTGGAGCCAATCGAGAACGATCTGACAATACTATGCGCGCTAACTTTTGTGCCGCATGCACATCTATTTCTGCGGTTGCCACCAATGCTCGTACTGCAACCTCTGGTTGCGGATGACTAACAAAAGTAGCAATCGATTTTAAATCACGTAAACGCACCAAATGTTCTAATACAATTAAACCACTATCAAGCTCGCCACTTTTGGTAATTCTTTGTAATGAGCTTTGCTGGGCACGATGACCACTATCAGCCAGCAAATCAAGAATTACTGCAGCACGCGTTGGTGATGCTTCTGTCAATTCATTTTCTAGAAGGCGAATAGTCTCACCATCATGTGCTTGAATGGTAGGAACATATTCTTCACCCCCACGCACCATTTGCGTTAACATGCGAATATAACGTAAGCGGGTTACCGCAATACTAATCAACCAAAAAGCACAAAACGCCATCGTCAAAGGTAATAAGCGATTTGGCGCCCACGGAAAAAACGCCAAAAATAAGCCAATCGCCACTTGCCCACTACGCTTAGCTAAACCATCAATACGACTTTGCCAGACCGAGCGTGCACTTGGGCCTAAAGGCGCTAACATTAAACTCCCCGTTGACTGTTGCACGGTCATATTAGTGCCAGAATCAATTAACTTCAAAATAGCAAGGGTCGCTACAAAAGGTGCGGCGCCAAAAAGGGCACCTGCAACTGCAATAGCTGCTGGCATAACTGCAGCGGTGGCAAAAACACCAAGCCGATCAAGTAAACGATCTAGAACCGTCAACTGAAAAACAATTGCTACAATACCTGATAACAGCACCACGTTACCGAAAAATTGAGTTAGTTCATCAGCATCATAGTAACGTTTAGCGCTAAAACGAAAAACGTAATCAATTAAAGTGGTAGTTGCTACCATCAAAAATGTCACAATGGCTAAAGCACGACCATATGAAGCTAAGCTTGTAGATTCATCACGCATACGTCGACTAGGTAACGGGATATCAAGACGTTCTTCTGGTTGAATACGAATTAACCAGGCAACCGGAGTCACAACAGCCATAGCTGCGATTAAAAACAACCAACGACTGCCTACAAGGTGTGCACCAAGACTTAAAATGCCACCACCAACCAGACCGCCTATAATGCCGCCAGCGCCAATACGTGGGGCGATTTTGCGAGCTTCACGGGGACCAAAATGATTACCCAATAAGCGACCAAACACTAATAATGTTGCGGCTGCACTAATTTCCATTAATACATA is part of the Deltaproteobacteria bacterium genome and harbors:
- a CDS encoding cyclic nucleotide-binding domain-containing protein, whose translation is MPPRFESRPILSRRAYTATLRGTMALGWETQLSFSAHLFCIIAANVIARNVANKEVLDTVGPASLGSLYVVVAILSGGLLAAFGWLSRSHNARQVAVVTHIAVGLAMISAALIPPTWHEASLVKYVLMEISAAATLLVFGRLLGNHFGPREARKIAPRIGAGGIIGGLVGGGILSLGAHLVGSRWLFLIAAMAVVTPVAWLIRIQPEERLDIPLPSRRMRDESTSLASYGRALAIVTFLMVATTTLIDYVFRFSAKRYYDADELTQFFGNVVLLSGIVAIVFQLTVLDRLLDRLGVFATAAVMPAAIAVAGALFGAAPFVATLAILKLIDSGTNMTVQQSTGSLMLAPLGPSARSVWQSRIDGLAKRSGQVAIGLFLAFFPWAPNRLLPLTMAFCAFWLISIAVTRLRYIRMLTQMVRGGEEYVPTIQAHDGETIRLLENELTEASPTRAAVILDLLADSGHRAQQSSLQRITKSGELDSGLIVLEHLVRLRDLKSIATFVSHPQPEVAVRALVATAEIDVHAAQKLARIVLSDRSRLAPVRATAAALLGDTEANALKLAYQLATDKDPLTREALALGLSAAPTGGSDTIGKIIVRLAGDYDEQVAIRALEALPRHATDEAIEIALRALERPRVRVAAMRALSGVGAIAAERVAQELAARMKETRIAIALVFVAGRLASPIAVGALMETLWSPHAELRLAGAIALSSLKRRRAGVVIPLSTIAARYKPEIEFYARMRDGCRAKLTNSRASHLLLQLFKQRAQASLECLFRMLALRYPEDALRGSLLALSSSDKRQRQIALELLDTLIEPELRQALGAAVSETARQKRARDVVAVVTYAAVNGDSFLATLARRTLVDLKAPVPPHSDNIKESAMSDDLIRDILALQEVNIFSQSSAEDLAELNNLLVDTKVKKGTVLFVEGETGNDLYLIRIGRIAMNRKGSLIETLGPGDALGVISILDQKPRELTATAVTDCELRVLSGENFMQLLSERPLFMHSLFRVLSESIRGQLDRIALGKRTDASYST
- a CDS encoding serine hydrolase, producing MSYALLILVALGSPPSSSNSKATSAEVSMAPVASLEIQANTKINSDSQTPNQAPEQCQSKITLNKKSRSLQRNLENAINKTHLDKYLKKHRLSIALVDLTSSKRIYYAGINDDDMMYAASLPKIAILLANAQAADDGRLDWTDEHSRRFFSMITASSNADASWGVEQVSLGSIESVLRDPRYCLYDNEHGGLWIGRKYAHSSETYRDPKNGLIHGATARQAARFYTMLNQEKLVSKVWSDRMLSLMGPPKHHHKFVRGLADRQNIQFVARKSGTWKVWHSDSALIRHGDNLYVAVAISETRHGDEIMQKIIRILDDLVMNGKHRRQRRPSRV